The following coding sequences are from one Carassius gibelio isolate Cgi1373 ecotype wild population from Czech Republic chromosome B7, carGib1.2-hapl.c, whole genome shotgun sequence window:
- the otub1b gene encoding ubiquitin thioesterase OTUB1b isoform X1 — MANEQQESSQGEMEGVNCLAHDEAIMAQQDRIQQEIATTNPLVSDRQDLSVLQGEYASEDTIYQLKIKDLQKKYSCVRKTRPDGNCFYRAFGFAHLESLLDDSIELRRFKVLAAKSKLDLVNQGFTEFTIEDFHNTFMDLIELCEKQQSLGELLNSFNDQSVSDYIVVYLRLLTSGYLQREHVFFKHFIEGGRSVKEFCQQEVEPMSKESDHIHIIALAKALNVPVLVEYMDRGEGGTVNHHVFPEGSEPRIFLLYRPGHYDILYK; from the exons ATGGCGAATGAGCAGCAGGAATCATCACAGGGAGAGATGGAGG gagTTAACTGCCTTGCACACGACGAAGCCATTATGGCACAGCAGGACCGTATTCAGCAAGAG ATAGCCACCACTAACCCTTTAGTGTCGGACAGACAAGATCTCTCTGTGCTTCAGGGTGAATATGCTTCAGAAGACACCATTTACCAGCTCAAGATAAAG GACCTTCAAAAAAAGTATTCCTGTGTTCGAAAGACACGGCCGGATGGAAATTGTTTCTACAGAGCTTTTGGCTTTGCACATTTGGAGTCACTACTGGATGACAGCATAGAGCTGCGAAG GTTTAAAGTTCTTGCAGCTAAAAGCAAACTGGACCTTGTAAACCAGGGCTTCACGGAGTTCACTATCGAGGACTTTCACAACACT TTTATGGATTTGATTGAGCTGTGTGAAAAGCAGCAATCACTTGGTGAACTGCTGAACTCCTTCAATGACCAGAGCGTGTCTGACTACATAGTGGTTTACCTGAGGCTTCTCACCTCGGGATACCTGCAGCGGGAGCATGTGTTCTTTAAGCACTTCATAGAGGGTGGCCGTTCGGTCAAAGAGTTTTGCCAGCAG GAAGTGGAACCCATGTCGAAAGAGAGCGACCACATCCATATCATTGCCTTGGCAAAAGCACTGAATGTGCCTGTATTAGTGGAATATATGGACAGAGGCGAGGGTGGAACAGTGAACCATCATGTCTTCCCTGAAGGAAGTGAGCCACGCATCTTCCTGCTCTACCGCCCAGGCCACTATGACATCCTGTATAAGTGA
- the LOC127961151 gene encoding cytochrome c oxidase subunit 8B, mitochondrial, with the protein MMFGFVRALKCTRYTPKQNVLTQRFYINSKSAKSGVGAVESVFVMAFISIAVLGPAGWILSNSCDSHRKRP; encoded by the exons ATGATGTTTGGCTTTGTACGAGCACTCAAATGCACCAGATATACACCCAAACAAAACGTCTTAACCCAGCGTTTCTACATTAACTCTAAATCTGCAAAAAGTGGAGTCGGCGCTGTG GAGAGCGTATTTGTGATGGCCTTTATCTCGATTGCTGTCCTTGGTCCGGCTGGATGGATCCTGTCCAACTCGTGTGACTCCCACAGAAAACGGCCATGA
- the otub1b gene encoding ubiquitin thioesterase OTUB1b isoform X2, with the protein MAQQDRIQQEIATTNPLVSDRQDLSVLQGEYASEDTIYQLKIKDLQKKYSCVRKTRPDGNCFYRAFGFAHLESLLDDSIELRRFKVLAAKSKLDLVNQGFTEFTIEDFHNTFMDLIELCEKQQSLGELLNSFNDQSVSDYIVVYLRLLTSGYLQREHVFFKHFIEGGRSVKEFCQQEVEPMSKESDHIHIIALAKALNVPVLVEYMDRGEGGTVNHHVFPEGSEPRIFLLYRPGHYDILYK; encoded by the exons ATGGCACAGCAGGACCGTATTCAGCAAGAG ATAGCCACCACTAACCCTTTAGTGTCGGACAGACAAGATCTCTCTGTGCTTCAGGGTGAATATGCTTCAGAAGACACCATTTACCAGCTCAAGATAAAG GACCTTCAAAAAAAGTATTCCTGTGTTCGAAAGACACGGCCGGATGGAAATTGTTTCTACAGAGCTTTTGGCTTTGCACATTTGGAGTCACTACTGGATGACAGCATAGAGCTGCGAAG GTTTAAAGTTCTTGCAGCTAAAAGCAAACTGGACCTTGTAAACCAGGGCTTCACGGAGTTCACTATCGAGGACTTTCACAACACT TTTATGGATTTGATTGAGCTGTGTGAAAAGCAGCAATCACTTGGTGAACTGCTGAACTCCTTCAATGACCAGAGCGTGTCTGACTACATAGTGGTTTACCTGAGGCTTCTCACCTCGGGATACCTGCAGCGGGAGCATGTGTTCTTTAAGCACTTCATAGAGGGTGGCCGTTCGGTCAAAGAGTTTTGCCAGCAG GAAGTGGAACCCATGTCGAAAGAGAGCGACCACATCCATATCATTGCCTTGGCAAAAGCACTGAATGTGCCTGTATTAGTGGAATATATGGACAGAGGCGAGGGTGGAACAGTGAACCATCATGTCTTCCCTGAAGGAAGTGAGCCACGCATCTTCCTGCTCTACCGCCCAGGCCACTATGACATCCTGTATAAGTGA
- the fam113 gene encoding PC-esterase domain-containing protein 1A — protein MRSVTQRTAKQLLHNKFVVVLGDSIQRSVYKDLVLVLRRDAYLSVSQLKSKGEFSFEQDSLVEGGRLGEMNNGTAYKEVRQYRTDHHLIRFYFVTRVFSNYMESILTDFETGMKPDLVIVNSCVWDISRYSREWATEYRNDLHTFFSKLKAILPPESLVVWNMTMPLGKKIVGGFLVPEIQHMGPTLRFDVIEANYFGATLANEYGYDVLDFHFQFRFSLQHRMQDGVHWNAVAHRQITCLLLEHVAQAWGVELPDLDQVKANDHPPLHYSHNWKTATSSVPARHQGPLYSNERGFNPPVMPAIHYNTAPAWTPGQKMRQFSGYASQFYSNDVPPHFTTGYQSFEREPFYRGVNPAAAPYWPVNNLVMKHKQRRAYNPYTRERPRTYRY, from the exons ATGAGGTCTGTGACTCAGCGCACTGCAAAGCAGCTGCTGCACAACAAGTTCGTTGTGGTCTTAGGCGATTCAA TTCAACGTTCGGTTTACAAGGATCTAGTCCTCGTGTTGAGGAGAGATGCGTATTTAAGTGTATCACAACTAAAAAGCAAG GGTGAGTTTTCCTTTGAGCAAGACTCTCTGGTAGAAGGTGGCCGGCTCGGTGAAATGAACAATGGCACTGCCTATAAAGAAGTGAGACAGTACAGAACGGATCACCACTTGATCCGTTTCTATTTTGTCACGCGTGTCTTCTCAAACTACATGGAGAGCATCTTGACTGACTTTGAAACAGGAATGAAACCAGACCTGGTCATCGTCAATTCTTGTGTGTGGGATATATCAAG GTACAGCCGTGAATGGGCAACCGAATATAGAAATGACCTTCACACATTCTTCAGTAAACTGAAGGCCATTTTGCCTCCAGAAAGCCTGGTCGTGTGGAATATGACCATGCCTTTGGGAAAGAAGATTGTGGGTGGATTCTTGGTTCCAGAG ATCCAACACATGGGTCCCACATTGAGATTCGACGTGATCGAAGCAAACTACTTTGGAGCCACTCTTGCCAATGAGTACGGCTATGATGTGCTAGACTTTCACTTCCAGTTCCGGTTCAGCCTGCAGCATCGTATGCAAGATGGTGTACACTGGAATGCTGTCGCCCACCGGCAGATTACCTGCCTGCTACTGGAGCATGTAGCGCAGGCGTGGGGAGTGGAACTGCCAGATCTTG acCAGGTTAAGGCAAatgatcacccaccattacattACAGCCATAACTGGAAGACTGCTACATCAAGTGTTCCTGCACGCCATCAAG GTCCTCTATATAGCAACGAGAGAGGCTTCAATCCACCTGTGATGCCTGCCATCCACTATAACACTG CTCCAGCCTGGACACCAGGCCAAAAGATGAGACAGTTCAGTGGCTATGCTTCACAGTTTTACAGCAACGATGTACCTCCCCACTTTACAACAGGATACCAGAGCTTTGAAAGGGAACCCTTCTACAGAG GTGTTAATCCAGCTGCTGCCCCCTACTGGCCAGTGAACAACTTGGTCATGAAGCACAAACAGAGAAGAGCATATAATCCTTACACACGAGAGAGACCACGTACTTACAGATACTGA